In the Anastrepha obliqua isolate idAnaObli1 chromosome 1, idAnaObli1_1.0, whole genome shotgun sequence genome, one interval contains:
- the LOC129235863 gene encoding protein toll-like isoform X1 codes for MRLRSMHSLKRLVSFKAPMMLYIFIVSLSLCDTTHMVNVFYTNYFCESAPVATCFRIDCASLKPMNKDKTPQTNLSTGLFANLPNLEELHISCGLETLPMDLFINSTKITSLNMNKNLLTTFPKNLLNDQQELLTLDLSNNRLQSLPDTLFHSTKNLRVLKLSHNQLVEITSELFSPLASLEHLHLDNNNLVNINFNAFRDTANLKFLSLENNQIDLADANGTIDNMTSPFQFLHKIEELNLRNNSIKYLHRDWKTKLIEMKKLDLSYNNIRALNVSNIFLFFISKSLAEVNLTHNLIAEIDFDGIDDMGYFLSHSPPLRIHLDDNPLTCNCVLEPFLKFVLGEVKYELRKNLIISANKLICSGTPLLRGKKVIDLRYEELGCPVEDQYRQGEKKYVIPFSVLSLLNELYMSFICFCEHLRRSRDDPIIVAEEPLMPRLERPPRLRHIGER; via the exons ATGCGTTTAAGAAGCATGCATTCTTTAAAACGGCTGGTGTCTTTTAAAGCACCGATGatgttatatattttcataGTATCTTTGTCCTTATGCGACACCACCCACATGGTGAACGTATTCTACACCAACTACTTCTGTGAATCTGCGCCGGTTGCGACATGTTTTAGAATCGACTGTGCATCATTGAAGCCGATGAACAAAGATAAAACGCCACAAACAAATCTGTCAACAGGATTATTCGCGAATTTGCCAAATTTGGAAGAATTGCACATCAGCTGCGGTTTGGAAACCCTGCCCATGGATCTGTTTATCAACTCAACTAAAATTACTAGCCTTAACATGAACAAGAATCTGCTGACAACATTCCCGAAAAACTTGCTCAACGATCAACAGGAGCTCCTCACTCTTGACCTGTCAAACAATCGTTTGCAATCACTACCGGACACACTCTTCCACAGCACAAAAAATCTGCGCGTGCTGAAATTATCACACAATCAACTCGTCGAAATAACAAG TGAGCTATTCAGCCCATTAGCCAGTCTCGAGCATCTGCATCTGGACAACAATAACTTGGTTAACATCAACTTCAACGCCTTTCGTGACACAGCCAACTTGAAATTTCTCAGTTTAGAAAATAACCAAATCGATCTCGCTGACGCCAATGGCACCATTGATAACATGACCTCGCCATTCCAGTTCCTACATAAAATTGAAGAACTTAACCTGCGCAATAATTCGATCAAGTACCTACACAGAGACTGGAAGACAAAACTGATCGAAATGAAAAAACTCGATCTCAGCTATAACAACATTCGTGCGTTGAATGTTAGTAACATATTCCTTTTTTTCATAAGTAAAAGTTTGGCTGAAGTCAACCTCACACATAATCTCATAGCGGAAATTGATTTTGATGGCATCGACGATATGGGGTACTTCCTCAGCCACTCACCTCCACTTCGTATTCATCTCGACGACAATCCACTTACCTGCAATTGCGTGCTAGAaccctttttaaaatttgtattaggcGAAGTAAAATATGAACTGCGAAAGAATTTAATAATATCTGCGAATAAATTAATATGTTCAGGCACGCCACTACTAAGAGGGAAAAAAGTAATCGACCTCAGATATGAGGAGCTAGGTTGCCCAGTGGAGGACCAATATCGTCAGGGCGAAAAGAAATACGTAATACCTTTCAGCGTTTTAAGTCTTTTGAACGAACTCTATATGTCTTTTATATGTTTCTGTGAACATCTAAGGAGATCTAGAGACGACCCTATAATAGTGGCAGAAGAGCCTCTTATGCCTCGTTTAGAACGACCCCCTCGCCTCAGACATATAGGTGAAAGATAA
- the LOC129235863 gene encoding protein toll-like isoform X2, with product MDLFINSTKITSLNMNKNLLTTFPKNLLNDQQELLTLDLSNNRLQSLPDTLFHSTKNLRVLKLSHNQLVEITSELFSPLASLEHLHLDNNNLVNINFNAFRDTANLKFLSLENNQIDLADANGTIDNMTSPFQFLHKIEELNLRNNSIKYLHRDWKTKLIEMKKLDLSYNNIRALNVSNIFLFFISKSLAEVNLTHNLIAEIDFDGIDDMGYFLSHSPPLRIHLDDNPLTCNCVLEPFLKFVLGEVKYELRKNLIISANKLICSGTPLLRGKKVIDLRYEELGCPVEDQYRQGEKKYVIPFSVLSLLNELYMSFICFCEHLRRSRDDPIIVAEEPLMPRLERPPRLRHIGER from the exons ATGGATCTGTTTATCAACTCAACTAAAATTACTAGCCTTAACATGAACAAGAATCTGCTGACAACATTCCCGAAAAACTTGCTCAACGATCAACAGGAGCTCCTCACTCTTGACCTGTCAAACAATCGTTTGCAATCACTACCGGACACACTCTTCCACAGCACAAAAAATCTGCGCGTGCTGAAATTATCACACAATCAACTCGTCGAAATAACAAG TGAGCTATTCAGCCCATTAGCCAGTCTCGAGCATCTGCATCTGGACAACAATAACTTGGTTAACATCAACTTCAACGCCTTTCGTGACACAGCCAACTTGAAATTTCTCAGTTTAGAAAATAACCAAATCGATCTCGCTGACGCCAATGGCACCATTGATAACATGACCTCGCCATTCCAGTTCCTACATAAAATTGAAGAACTTAACCTGCGCAATAATTCGATCAAGTACCTACACAGAGACTGGAAGACAAAACTGATCGAAATGAAAAAACTCGATCTCAGCTATAACAACATTCGTGCGTTGAATGTTAGTAACATATTCCTTTTTTTCATAAGTAAAAGTTTGGCTGAAGTCAACCTCACACATAATCTCATAGCGGAAATTGATTTTGATGGCATCGACGATATGGGGTACTTCCTCAGCCACTCACCTCCACTTCGTATTCATCTCGACGACAATCCACTTACCTGCAATTGCGTGCTAGAaccctttttaaaatttgtattaggcGAAGTAAAATATGAACTGCGAAAGAATTTAATAATATCTGCGAATAAATTAATATGTTCAGGCACGCCACTACTAAGAGGGAAAAAAGTAATCGACCTCAGATATGAGGAGCTAGGTTGCCCAGTGGAGGACCAATATCGTCAGGGCGAAAAGAAATACGTAATACCTTTCAGCGTTTTAAGTCTTTTGAACGAACTCTATATGTCTTTTATATGTTTCTGTGAACATCTAAGGAGATCTAGAGACGACCCTATAATAGTGGCAGAAGAGCCTCTTATGCCTCGTTTAGAACGACCCCCTCGCCTCAGACATATAGGTGAAAGATAA